A region of Subtercola boreus DNA encodes the following proteins:
- a CDS encoding aldo/keto reductase: MRVRSVSNATSVTEVGFGAAQFGNLFRETTEAEAEGAFEAAWAGGIRYFDTAPHYGLGLSERRLGRLLQGRSRDDFALSTKVGRLIVDNPAGAGQQDDEGFAVPATSRREWDFSADGVRRSLDASLERLGLDRIDIVYLHDPDDFGEQALAEAIPALIELRDQGMIGAVGAGMNQSQLLARFVQESDIDVVMLAGRYTLLEQPALADLLPLALERGVSVVAAGVYNSGLLAGARPRNGAMYNYEPAPPELLARTNAIADVCERHGVTLPEAAIAFPLLHPAVVSVVMGLRTEAQAQETLARFEALVPDALWSDLVGEGLLAAEALTAATLPAETLPAAAAPAETLTALPDRRTPTA; this comes from the coding sequence GTGAGAGTTCGTTCGGTGTCGAACGCGACCAGCGTCACAGAGGTGGGTTTCGGTGCTGCCCAGTTCGGCAACCTGTTCCGTGAGACGACGGAGGCCGAGGCCGAGGGCGCCTTCGAGGCCGCGTGGGCGGGCGGCATCCGGTACTTCGACACGGCGCCCCACTACGGGCTCGGGCTCTCCGAGCGGAGACTCGGCCGCCTGCTCCAGGGCCGGAGCCGCGATGACTTCGCGCTCTCGACAAAGGTCGGACGACTGATCGTCGACAATCCGGCAGGCGCCGGGCAGCAGGACGACGAGGGTTTCGCCGTGCCTGCGACCTCGCGGCGCGAATGGGACTTCAGCGCCGACGGCGTACGCCGCTCCCTCGACGCGAGCCTCGAACGCCTGGGCCTCGACCGCATCGACATCGTCTACCTGCACGACCCCGACGACTTCGGCGAGCAGGCCCTCGCCGAAGCGATCCCCGCGCTCATCGAACTGCGCGATCAGGGGATGATCGGGGCGGTCGGCGCCGGTATGAACCAGTCGCAGCTGCTCGCCCGCTTCGTGCAGGAGTCCGACATCGACGTCGTGATGCTGGCCGGCCGCTACACGCTGCTCGAGCAACCCGCCCTGGCCGACCTCCTGCCCCTCGCGCTGGAGCGCGGGGTCTCCGTCGTCGCGGCCGGCGTCTACAACTCGGGCCTCCTCGCCGGAGCCAGGCCCCGCAACGGCGCGATGTACAACTACGAGCCGGCCCCTCCCGAACTGCTGGCGCGCACGAATGCCATTGCCGACGTCTGCGAACGCCACGGCGTCACCCTCCCCGAGGCCGCGATCGCCTTCCCGCTGCTGCACCCCGCCGTGGTCTCTGTCGTGATGGGGCTCCGCACCGAAGCCCAGGCGCAAGAGACGCTCGCTCGTTTCGAGGCGCTGGTTCCGGATGCCCTCTGGAGCGACCTCGTGGGCGAGGGCCTGCTCGCCGCCGAAGCCCTCACCGCTGCGACACTGCCCGCTGAAACACTGCCCGCTGCGGCAGCGCCCGCTGAAACACTGACCGCCCTGCCCGATCGAAGGACACCCACCGCATGA
- a CDS encoding FadR/GntR family transcriptional regulator: protein MSTLARTSAATEAVAAPLRSQTDVVVHGIKEMITTGRLAAGSRLPIEKDLADELGVSRSSLREGVRALALMGVLETRQGDGTYVTSLDASLLLAPMGFVVDLQTPADSAHLQAVRRVLETESAALAAQHFDVAAVEAATAVLASVEPLLDHPDEADHDTIMEADIAFHRIIAHASGNPALEALIESLASRTIRGRMWRAISVEGAVRSTHREHLAILSALALHDSERARLRMATHLLEVEDYIVTHPIAGAGSSARDAQ, encoded by the coding sequence ATGTCGACTCTTGCACGCACCTCTGCCGCCACGGAGGCGGTCGCTGCACCCCTTCGGTCGCAGACCGATGTCGTGGTGCACGGCATCAAAGAGATGATCACCACGGGCCGTCTCGCCGCCGGGTCCCGGCTGCCCATCGAGAAGGACCTCGCCGATGAACTCGGGGTCTCGCGGAGCTCTCTTCGCGAGGGCGTGCGGGCGTTGGCCCTGATGGGTGTGCTCGAGACGAGGCAGGGTGACGGTACCTACGTGACCTCGCTCGACGCTTCGCTGCTGCTCGCGCCGATGGGGTTCGTCGTCGATCTCCAGACGCCGGCCGACAGCGCGCACCTGCAGGCCGTGCGACGGGTGCTCGAGACGGAGTCGGCGGCCCTGGCAGCGCAGCACTTCGACGTGGCCGCGGTGGAGGCGGCGACGGCCGTGCTCGCGTCGGTGGAGCCCCTGCTCGATCATCCGGATGAGGCCGACCACGACACGATCATGGAGGCGGACATCGCGTTCCACCGCATCATCGCGCACGCCTCCGGCAACCCGGCTCTCGAGGCGCTCATCGAGTCGCTCGCCAGCCGCACGATCCGGGGGCGGATGTGGCGCGCCATCAGCGTCGAAGGGGCCGTGCGGAGCACCCACCGCGAACACCTCGCGATCCTCAGCGCGCTCGCCCTGCACGACTCAGAGCGGGCGCGGCTGCGGATGGCCACGCACCTGCTCGAAGTCGAGGACTACATCGTCACTCACCCCATCGCTGGCGCCGGCTCGAGCGCGCGTGACGCCCAGTAA
- a CDS encoding carbohydrate ABC transporter permease, translated as MTTDTLEAKPAESRPAAAAPTEGRRRRRGRRTEARGGWTLLAPYLILLLVAGIIPIGYALVTSLQRSPTPLQPQAGFGGFDSFITVFSDFRFLDSFLDIFKVMIVWLPIMLIGIVGLALLVHASRGRFGGIMRFIYYVPGALAGIANFVLWVYLLNPSQSPIGFLLQNGGFSTIKGVVSLDNLPFILAGMLFFQGIGTWIVIVNGGLNGIPEEIFEASSLDGANAWQVAWHVKLPMIRPWIGYAALMNLAYGFQLFLEPYLLDQVAGGSLPDQYTPTQLGFAFAFSNYNFPAAAAMSIILLVITLTIGLLIVFRSGLFGEEEK; from the coding sequence ATGACAACCGACACCCTCGAAGCCAAGCCCGCTGAGAGTCGTCCGGCCGCCGCCGCCCCCACCGAGGGGCGGCGGCGTCGCCGCGGGCGGCGCACGGAAGCGCGCGGCGGCTGGACCCTGCTCGCGCCATATCTCATCCTCCTGCTGGTGGCCGGCATCATCCCGATCGGCTACGCGCTGGTCACCAGTCTCCAGCGCTCCCCCACACCGCTGCAGCCGCAGGCCGGCTTCGGCGGGTTCGACAGCTTCATCACCGTCTTCAGCGACTTCCGCTTCCTCGACTCCTTCCTCGACATCTTCAAGGTGATGATCGTCTGGCTGCCGATCATGCTCATCGGCATCGTCGGCCTCGCACTGCTGGTGCACGCCAGCCGTGGCCGCTTCGGCGGCATCATGCGCTTCATCTACTACGTTCCCGGCGCCCTCGCCGGCATCGCCAACTTCGTGCTCTGGGTGTACCTGCTGAACCCCTCGCAGTCACCGATCGGCTTCCTCCTGCAGAACGGTGGCTTCAGCACCATCAAGGGCGTCGTCTCGCTCGACAATCTTCCGTTCATCCTTGCCGGCATGCTGTTCTTCCAGGGCATCGGCACCTGGATCGTCATTGTCAACGGCGGACTGAACGGTATCCCCGAGGAGATCTTCGAGGCGTCGAGCCTCGATGGCGCGAACGCCTGGCAGGTCGCCTGGCACGTGAAACTGCCGATGATCCGGCCGTGGATCGGGTATGCCGCCCTGATGAACCTCGCCTACGGCTTCCAGCTCTTCCTCGAGCCCTACCTGCTCGACCAGGTAGCCGGCGGCTCCCTGCCCGACCAGTACACCCCCACCCAGCTCGGTTTCGCGTTCGCGTTCTCGAACTACAACTTCCCGGCGGCGGCGGCCATGTCGATCATCCTGCTGGTCATCACGCTGACGATCGGCCTGCTGATCGTCTTCCGCAGCGGACTCTTCGGAGAGGAAGAGAAATAA
- a CDS encoding carbohydrate ABC transporter permease, translating to MAQATLENHAPEVVGSKHWSIGRLARIVTMVFVAALFVFPIIGFVAMAFRNQEDVAAGAGGFLGLGGVSFDSAAFSWSQIIGFGPNGGGLFLRWIGNSLIVSVGGALIAVAAAIPAGYSLARLRFKFRRTILFVTLLTMVMPNTVLVIPLFLEVSAAGAVGQLWPVIIIMGFFPFGVYLAYIHFMTTMPPELVEAARIDGLGEVAIFFQVATPISRQAIALVAFFSFVANWTNFFLPLALLTSNSQNKTVSIGIQELIGASPLFNPTVAAGLDVKLYMPQLALATFLSMLPLLAVFLGAQRFLMSGQTVGAVKG from the coding sequence ATGGCACAGGCCACTCTCGAGAACCACGCCCCCGAGGTCGTGGGCAGCAAGCACTGGAGCATCGGGCGGCTCGCCCGCATCGTGACCATGGTGTTCGTCGCAGCGCTCTTCGTCTTCCCCATCATCGGCTTCGTCGCAATGGCCTTCCGCAACCAGGAGGATGTCGCGGCCGGCGCCGGCGGCTTCCTCGGCCTCGGCGGGGTCTCGTTCGACAGCGCAGCTTTCAGCTGGTCGCAGATCATCGGTTTCGGTCCGAACGGTGGCGGACTCTTCCTCCGCTGGATCGGCAACTCGCTCATCGTCTCGGTCGGCGGCGCCCTGATCGCCGTCGCCGCCGCGATCCCGGCCGGTTACTCGTTGGCGCGGCTGCGCTTCAAGTTCCGCCGCACGATCCTGTTCGTCACGCTGCTCACGATGGTGATGCCGAACACCGTGCTCGTCATCCCGCTGTTCCTCGAAGTAAGCGCCGCAGGAGCCGTGGGGCAGCTCTGGCCGGTCATCATCATCATGGGTTTCTTCCCGTTCGGCGTCTACCTCGCCTACATCCACTTCATGACGACGATGCCGCCCGAGCTCGTCGAGGCTGCCCGGATCGACGGGCTCGGCGAAGTGGCGATCTTCTTCCAGGTGGCCACCCCGATCTCCCGCCAGGCGATCGCGCTGGTCGCGTTCTTCTCGTTCGTCGCCAACTGGACCAACTTCTTCCTGCCTCTCGCTCTCCTCACCTCGAACTCGCAGAACAAGACGGTGTCGATCGGCATCCAGGAGCTCATCGGGGCGAGTCCGCTGTTCAACCCGACCGTTGCGGCCGGCCTCGACGTGAAGCTGTACATGCCGCAGCTCGCCCTGGCGACGTTCCTCAGCATGCTCCCGTTGCTCGCGGTGTTCCTCGGTGCGCAGCGCTTCCTGATGAGCGGCCAGACCGTAGGGGCTGTCAAGGGATGA
- a CDS encoding ABC transporter substrate-binding protein produces MKTTAPHWLGTGRARARTVAVSGLVIAAFALTACASGGSTSGGSAQTDSGGDITIWVDPPRVPAAQAFIDAHPEIRVNLTQIDGTVGGKTLQQQFAQFNQAGSGWPDALFFPSNDDIAWASGPQINYTADLTTSLAETIKGYDPAVIAPCAVDGKIVCLRNDAAPDVFWYNKTFFDTNGYTVPTTWEEYATLAGKIATEHPGMVSGFTGDAYAPDRYLWASGCPTNDRLSATEVHINLDDPACQRAKTLLTTLSEGKALSPLGIFDADAATVGQNFVMGPGAVWWGDYLFNQTWKIPAGTMTAVNPLKWEGETTPSTGDEGGGLWGMSNHITGKEAANTVEFMKFVATDPAWQVDLSTGLPGYGPVQDDWIAKQKASNYFADNDTTFAAFKAATGYVVDKHAYMLYNTGGIWTETVTPALVAGNSVDSAWTTFGTELLNQAKSFGYTVVDAGK; encoded by the coding sequence ATGAAGACCACAGCACCACACTGGCTGGGCACAGGGCGGGCCCGGGCGAGAACCGTCGCCGTCTCGGGGCTCGTCATCGCAGCATTCGCCCTCACCGCCTGCGCTTCCGGCGGATCCACGTCCGGAGGCAGCGCGCAGACCGATTCCGGCGGCGACATCACCATCTGGGTCGACCCGCCCCGCGTTCCCGCCGCCCAGGCGTTCATCGACGCGCACCCCGAGATCAGGGTCAACCTGACCCAGATCGACGGCACCGTCGGCGGCAAGACGCTCCAACAGCAGTTCGCCCAGTTCAACCAGGCCGGCAGCGGCTGGCCCGACGCCCTCTTCTTCCCGTCGAACGACGACATCGCCTGGGCTTCCGGCCCGCAGATCAACTACACGGCAGACCTCACCACCTCGCTCGCCGAGACGATCAAGGGCTACGACCCCGCGGTCATCGCGCCGTGCGCCGTCGACGGCAAGATCGTCTGCCTCCGGAACGACGCCGCTCCCGACGTGTTCTGGTACAACAAGACGTTCTTCGACACCAATGGGTACACCGTTCCCACCACCTGGGAGGAGTACGCCACCCTCGCCGGCAAGATCGCCACCGAGCATCCGGGGATGGTCTCCGGCTTCACCGGCGACGCCTACGCCCCCGACCGCTACCTCTGGGCCAGCGGATGCCCGACCAATGACCGCCTGTCGGCCACCGAGGTGCACATCAACCTCGACGACCCGGCCTGCCAGCGCGCCAAGACGCTGCTGACCACGCTCTCTGAGGGCAAGGCGCTCTCGCCTCTCGGCATCTTCGACGCGGATGCGGCCACCGTCGGCCAGAACTTCGTGATGGGCCCGGGCGCGGTCTGGTGGGGCGACTACCTCTTCAACCAGACGTGGAAGATCCCTGCCGGAACGATGACCGCCGTCAACCCGCTGAAGTGGGAGGGAGAGACCACTCCCTCCACCGGTGACGAGGGCGGCGGGCTCTGGGGCATGTCGAACCACATCACCGGCAAGGAGGCTGCCAACACGGTCGAATTCATGAAGTTCGTGGCCACCGACCCGGCCTGGCAGGTCGACCTCAGCACCGGTCTTCCCGGCTACGGCCCGGTGCAGGACGACTGGATCGCGAAGCAGAAGGCGTCGAACTACTTCGCCGACAACGACACCACCTTCGCAGCCTTCAAGGCCGCGACCGGCTACGTCGTCGACAAGCACGCCTACATGCTCTACAACACGGGCGGCATCTGGACGGAGACGGTCACCCCGGCTCTCGTCGCCGGCAACAGCGTGGACTCGGCCTGGACCACCTTCGGCACCGAACTGCTGAACCAGGCCAAGTCGTTCGGCTACACCGTCGTCGACGCAGGCAAGTGA
- a CDS encoding L-fuconate dehydratase yields the protein MTTITAVDTYDVRFPTSLTADGSDAMNKDGDYSAAYVVIRTDDPDLSGFGFTFTIGRGNDICVMAAAQRALPLVGRNVEELTADLGGIYRELQGDSQLRWLGPEKGVIHLALAAVMNAVWDMAARAAGKPLWRLLADMTPEQLVEVADMRYLSDALTKTEAIALLTELAPTRAARIAELTGTGYPCYTTSAGWLGYSDEKLRRLCQEAVDSGYKHIKLKVGANRDDDHRRLAIAREVIGPDANLMIDANQVWDVPEAIEWVNSLAEFKPLWIEEPTSPDDVLGHAAVRKAVAPIGVATGEHGMNRVLFKQMFQAEAIDFCQLDSARLGSVNEILSVYFMAKKFGVPVCPHAGGVGLCELVQHLSIFDYVAVSGTLEGRVTEYVDHLHEHFVEPCIVENGAYQLPLAPGYSAEMFESTLDEFSFPNGSYWASRALEPAPAMG from the coding sequence ATGACGACCATCACCGCTGTCGACACCTACGACGTGCGCTTCCCGACCTCCCTCACTGCCGACGGGTCGGATGCGATGAACAAAGACGGCGACTACTCCGCCGCCTATGTGGTGATCCGAACCGACGACCCCGACCTCAGCGGGTTCGGTTTCACCTTCACGATCGGCCGAGGCAACGACATCTGCGTGATGGCTGCGGCCCAGCGCGCGCTGCCACTGGTCGGCCGGAACGTCGAAGAGCTCACGGCTGACCTCGGCGGCATCTACCGCGAGTTGCAGGGCGACTCGCAGTTGCGCTGGCTGGGCCCCGAGAAGGGTGTGATCCACCTCGCGCTCGCCGCCGTGATGAACGCCGTCTGGGACATGGCCGCCCGCGCCGCCGGCAAGCCGCTCTGGCGGTTGCTCGCCGACATGACACCGGAGCAGCTGGTCGAGGTGGCCGACATGCGCTACCTCTCCGACGCCCTGACGAAGACGGAGGCCATCGCTCTGCTCACCGAGCTCGCCCCCACCCGCGCCGCGCGCATCGCCGAGCTCACCGGCACCGGCTACCCCTGCTACACGACGAGCGCGGGATGGCTCGGCTACTCCGACGAGAAACTCCGCCGTCTCTGCCAGGAGGCCGTCGACTCCGGCTACAAGCACATCAAGCTGAAGGTGGGCGCCAACCGCGACGACGACCACCGCCGGCTCGCGATCGCCCGCGAGGTGATCGGCCCGGATGCGAACCTGATGATCGATGCGAACCAGGTGTGGGACGTGCCGGAGGCCATCGAGTGGGTCAACTCACTCGCCGAGTTCAAGCCGCTCTGGATCGAGGAGCCGACCAGCCCCGACGACGTGCTCGGCCACGCCGCAGTGCGGAAGGCCGTGGCACCGATCGGCGTCGCGACCGGCGAACACGGGATGAACAGGGTGCTGTTCAAGCAGATGTTCCAGGCCGAGGCGATCGACTTCTGCCAGCTCGACTCCGCCCGGCTCGGAAGCGTCAACGAGATCCTGAGCGTCTACTTCATGGCGAAGAAGTTCGGCGTTCCGGTCTGCCCGCACGCAGGCGGCGTGGGGCTCTGCGAACTCGTGCAGCACCTTTCGATCTTCGACTACGTGGCCGTCTCCGGAACGCTCGAGGGCCGTGTCACCGAATACGTCGACCACCTGCACGAGCACTTCGTCGAGCCGTGCATCGTCGAGAACGGCGCCTACCAGCTGCCCCTCGCCCCCGGCTACAGCGCCGAGATGTTCGAGTCCACCCTCGACGAGTTCAGCTTCCCGAACGGCAGTTACTGGGCGTCACGCGCGCTCGAGCCGGCGCCAGCGATGGGGTGA
- a CDS encoding amidohydrolase family protein, whose translation MRFSVVTVDSHQHVWNPERVRYDWLEAGMPELDRIVDFAELRPSLQAAGVDATVLVQSADNDGDTDWMLAVAAANPEVAGVVAYVPLDRPDEAAARLTELRRNPLVVGVRNLIHDQPDPDWMLQPAVDEGLALLEAASLPFDYVAVLPRHLENLPGIGERHPELTIVIDHLAKPPIGGADREPWWSLIERVAENPRVMGKVSGLYSAVGDPAGWDVAGVRPFVDRAFDVFGADRLMYGGDWPVSLLAGGYARVWSGLADVLATATDDSGRTRVYGGTAEQVYGLDLQKFI comes from the coding sequence ATGAGGTTCTCCGTGGTCACCGTCGACTCGCACCAACATGTCTGGAACCCGGAGAGGGTCCGTTACGACTGGCTCGAAGCGGGAATGCCGGAACTCGACCGCATCGTCGACTTCGCCGAACTCCGCCCGTCACTCCAGGCCGCAGGGGTCGACGCGACCGTGCTCGTGCAGTCCGCCGACAACGACGGCGACACCGACTGGATGCTCGCCGTCGCAGCCGCGAACCCGGAGGTCGCCGGCGTGGTGGCCTACGTGCCGCTCGACCGGCCCGACGAGGCCGCCGCTCGGCTCACCGAGCTGCGGCGGAACCCGCTGGTCGTCGGGGTACGAAACCTGATCCACGACCAGCCCGATCCCGACTGGATGCTGCAACCCGCTGTCGACGAGGGCCTCGCCCTGCTCGAGGCCGCCAGCCTGCCCTTCGACTACGTCGCGGTTCTGCCCCGCCACCTGGAGAATCTGCCGGGCATCGGCGAGCGGCATCCGGAGCTCACGATCGTGATCGACCATCTTGCCAAACCACCGATCGGCGGGGCAGACCGCGAACCCTGGTGGAGCCTGATCGAGCGGGTCGCGGAGAATCCGCGGGTGATGGGCAAGGTCTCCGGGCTGTATTCGGCGGTCGGCGATCCGGCGGGCTGGGATGTGGCGGGCGTCCGGCCGTTCGTCGACAGGGCTTTCGACGTGTTCGGAGCCGACCGGCTGATGTACGGCGGCGACTGGCCGGTCTCACTGCTGGCCGGCGGCTACGCGCGCGTCTGGAGCGGCCTCGCGGACGTGCTGGCCACCGCGACCGACGATTCCGGTCGCACCCGGGTCTACGGCGGCACCGCGGAACAGGTCTACGGCCTCGATCTTCAGAAATTCATCTGA